The nucleotide sequence GGAAGTCTTTCTATCGTTCTTTGTATCCTTCATGCTCACACATCCCTGGAGCCGGAACTCCACGACCTCTAAGAGACGTTTTCAATCTGTGAGACAGATGCTGTGAGGTTCTGCGTGTTCTCCTGCCCCGCGGTTCCCCACAAGACCGGCAACACCACACCTCAAAACAACGAGAACTTGCCTGACCCACCGCTCGATTCTGTTTCACTAATAGTGTTAAATTACCAAACCCCCATTTGTCACAACATCATTATAATGCCCGTGGACGGATTCGTCCATACCCTTTGTCAGGGATTCTCCGTCTTTGCTATTCAGGTTTCCAGTCCTTTATAATGAGCTATGGAAGAATTGGTCAGGACAAGATCAGCCTATACCCTTCACGAACTGAACGCGATTATCAAGTCAACGATCAGTTACGCCTTCCCCGATGCCTTTTGGGTGATAGCCGAGATTGCCGAAGCAAAGTGCAACCAGAGAGGTCACTGCTATCTCGATCTCGTCGAGAAGGAAGACGAGGCAATCATAGCACAGTTGAAGGCGACCATATGGGCTTATGAGTATAGAAGGCTCAGCCAAAAGTTCCAGGGCACAACAGGAGAGTCACTGAAGCCAGGAATGAAGATCATGCTTCTTGTTGTCATTACATTCCATGAGGTCTACGGATTAAGCCTCAATGTGAAGGACATCGATCCTGCCTACACCTTGGGTGAAATGGCACTAAGGAAGAGAGAGGTCATAGAAAGGCTGAAGAGAGAAGGGATTGCCGACCGGAACAAGGGACTCGCCCTCCCTATGGTCCCGCAGAAGATAGCCGTCATATCCTCTCCCACGGCTGCGGGGTATGAGGACTTTTTTCGCCAGCTCGATGAGAACCCTTACGGATATACCTTTGTCCACATCCTCTTTCCTGCCCTCATGCAAGGACAGGAGTCTGAGAAGTCAATTCTCTCGGCGCTTGATACGATCAGGAGTGCAAGAGGGCTTTTTGACGTGGTTGTGATCATCAGGGGCGGAGGCTCGGCAATCGATCTCAGTTGTTTCGACGGTTATGCCCTTGCATCACAGATAGCTCAGTTCCCGCTGCCCGTCATTACAGGCATTGGCCATGAAAAGGATGACACCGTCTCAGACATCGTGGCTCACACGAAAATGAAGACACCGACGGCCGTGGCCGAATT is from Thermodesulfovibrionales bacterium and encodes:
- the xseA gene encoding exodeoxyribonuclease VII large subunit: MEELVRTRSAYTLHELNAIIKSTISYAFPDAFWVIAEIAEAKCNQRGHCYLDLVEKEDEAIIAQLKATIWAYEYRRLSQKFQGTTGESLKPGMKIMLLVVITFHEVYGLSLNVKDIDPAYTLGEMALRKREVIERLKREGIADRNKGLALPMVPQKIAVISSPTAAGYEDFFRQLDENPYGYTFVHILFPALMQGQESEKSILSALDTIRSARGLFDVVVIIRGGGSAIDLSCFDGYALASQIAQFPLPVITGIGHEKDDTVSDIVAHTKMKTPTAVAEFLISGVRSFEERIMDIHGRMSVCVEGSLKDWHYRLNTLVQRLAIAPLRTASADGRLMILERDLKSHVRQLMHNENNRLMRMEQTVKLLDPAQILRRGYSITRHDREIVKDAARLKKGDVITTMFSHGTITSIVGKSVRGTKGVAREDEQEQTAYVLPGFD